The Megalopta genalis isolate 19385.01 chromosome 9, iyMegGena1_principal, whole genome shotgun sequence genome includes a window with the following:
- the LOC143260020 gene encoding putative odorant receptor 65b, with product MAYNDAVEIKDSLMFCERIFATGDILPQQDNDKGKLYKIVVIYFFHLSIVQVWDLCDVLRDFDAMIEGVLVLPLTLSMLFALVLIRTNKKLVVVIEEIRRDINGAILLANDEEKRLYQKYNNMSVFFGKFVTAFTFVVSYMIYVRPLIGLLINSRTDQDNNTRPYVLPFRSHVFFDYRYDLKVYTLLYLYQFPVGLVGMYHAAEVSLIVTATLHVCGKLSMLACRIRMSLTKSPAHFRQRMKTMVMEHLELMELVDFLNDCFHHILLLEYLNCSFRLAVTMYVVLVTLGSDMMAAINFILCTIIVAAWLYLYSYIGEQLVYESQNVGEAFYHTVWTDITNQDKRSLVICLINGQKPQYLMAGKFYRFTLFGFSDIIKTSMALLSVLRTRVE from the exons ATGGCA TACAACGATGCAGTCGAAATCAAAGACTCTCTCATGTTCTGTGAACGTATATTCGCTACCGGTGATATATTACCGCAGCAAGACAACGACAAGGGGAAATTGTACAAGATCGTGGTGATCTATTTCTTCCATCTGTCAATTGTGCAAGTCTGGGACTTATGCGACGTTCTGCGTGATTTCGATGCGATGATAGAGGGTGTGTTAGTATTGCCTCTCACGCTTTCGATGTTGTTCGCGCTTGTTCTTATTCGAACGAACAAGAAGCTGGTGGTGGTGATCGAAGAAATCCGGAGAGATATAAATGGTGCCATATTACTCGCGAACGACGAAGAGAAACGACTATATCAAAAGTACAACAATATGTCAGTTTTCTTCGGCAAATTTGTGACCGCGTTTACATTCGTCGTCAGTTACATGATATACGTTCGCCCCTTGATAGGCCTGCTGATCAACTCTCGCACTG ATCAGGACAACAACACAAGACCTTACGTTCTACCGTTTCGGTCTCATGTGTTCTTCGACTATCGCTATGACCTAAAAGTGTACACTCTGTTATATCTCTACCAGTTTCCCGTTGGATTGGTAGGAATGTATCATGCAGCGGAAGTTAGTCTCATCGTCACCGCGACGTTACACGTTTGCGGAAAACTGTCGATGTTGGCGTGCCGAATTCGAATGTCCCTAACGAAATCTCCGGCGCACTTCCGGCAGAGGATGAAAACAATGGTGATGGAGCATTTGGAGTTGATGGA GTTGGTGGATTTTTTAAATGACTGTTTCCACCATATTCTTCTGTTAGAATATCTGAATTGTAGCTTCAGATTGGCCGTTACCATGTACGTGGTGTTAGTG ACGTTGGGGAGCGATATGATGGCcgctattaattttattttatgtacCATAATTGTGGCAGCCTGGCTGTACTTGTACTCTTACATCGGTGAGCAACTTGTTTATGAG TCGCAGAATGTTGGCGAAGCCTTTTACCATACTGTTTGGACAGACATAACAAACCAGGATAAAAGATCTTTAGTAATCTGTTTAATAAACGGACAAAAACCTCAATATTTAATGGCTGGGAAGTTTTACAGATTCACGCTTTTTGGTTTCAGCGAT ATCATAAAAACTTCCATGGCTCTTTTGTCCGTATTACGAACAAGAGTGGAATAA
- the LOC143260019 gene encoding odorant receptor 9a-like isoform X2 has product MASNDPVEIKDSLLYCERIFATGDVLPQPGNGGGKLFKIVVLYFFHLSILQVWDLCDVLRDFDAVIECALVLPLTLSMLFALVLIRTNKKLLIVIEKIRRDINGAILLADDEEKRLYQKYNNISFHFGKFVSALEFVISYMIYVRPLIDPLINSFADQGNDTRPYVLPFRSHVFFDYRYDLKVYTLLYLYQFPVGLVGMYHAAEVSLIVTATLHVCGKLSMLACRIRMSLTKSPAHFRQRMKTMVMEHLELMELADFLNDCFRHILLIEYLNCSFRFAVTMYVVLMTFGRDTMAAINFILYTIIVAIWLYLYSYIGEQLLHESQKVGEAFYHTVWTDLKNQDKRSLVMCLINGQRPQYLMAGKFYRFTLFGFCDIMKTSMAFLSVLRTRVE; this is encoded by the exons ATGGCA AGCAACGATCCAGTCGAAATCAAAGACTCTCTCTTGTATTGTGAGCGCATATTCGCTACCGGTGATGTATTACCACAGCCCGGCAACGGCGGAGGAAAACTGTTCAAGATCGTGGTGTTATATTTTTTCCATCTGTCAATTTTGCAAGTCTGGGACTTATGCGACGTTCTGCGTGATTTCGACGCGGTGATAGAGTGCGCGTTAGTATTGCCTCTCACGCTTTCGATGTTGTTCGCGCTTGTTCTTATTCGAACGAACAAGAAGCTGTTAATAGTGATCGAGAAAATCCGAAGAGATATAAATGGCGCGATATTGCTCGCGGACGACGAAGAGAAACGATTATATCAAAAGTACAACAATATATCCTTTCATTTCGGCAAATTTGTGTCTGCGTTAGAATTCGTCATCAGTTACAtgatatacgtccgcccgttgATAGATCCGCTGATCAATTCTTTCGCAG ATCAGGGCAACGACACAAGACCTTACGTGCTACCGTTTCGGTCTCATGTGTTCTTCGACTATCGCTATGACCTAAAAGTGTACACTCTGTTATATCTCTACCAGTTTCCCGTTGGATTGGTAGGAATGTATCATGCAGCGGAAGTTAGTCTCATCGTCACCGCGACGTTACACGTTTGCGGAAAACTGTCGATGTTGGCGTGCCGAATTCGAATGTCCCTAACGAAATCTCCGGCGCACTTCCGGCAGAGGATGAAAACAATGGTGATGGAGCATTTGGAGTTGATGGA GTTGGCGGATTTTTTAAACGACTGTTTCCGCCATATTCTTCTGATAGAATATTTGAattgtagcttcagatttgccGTTACCATGTACGTGGTGTTAATG ACGTTTGGGAGGGATACGATGGCtgctattaattttattttatataccaTAATTGTGGCAATCTGGTTATACTTGTATTCTTATATTGGTGAGCAGCTTCTTCACGAG TCACAGAAAGTTGGTGAAGCATTTTACCACACCGTTTGGACTGACTTGAAGAACCAGGATAAAAGATCTTTAGTAATGTGTTTAATAAACGGACAAAGACCTCAATATTTAATGGCTGGGAAGTTTTACAGATTCACGCTTTTTGGTTTCTGCGAT ATCATGAAAACTTCCATGGCTTTTTTGTCCGTATTACGAACAAGAGTCGAATAA
- the LOC143260019 gene encoding odorant receptor 9a-like isoform X1: MLQSNDPVEIKDSLLYCERIFATGDVLPQPGNGGGKLFKIVVLYFFHLSILQVWDLCDVLRDFDAVIECALVLPLTLSMLFALVLIRTNKKLLIVIEKIRRDINGAILLADDEEKRLYQKYNNISFHFGKFVSALEFVISYMIYVRPLIDPLINSFADQGNDTRPYVLPFRSHVFFDYRYDLKVYTLLYLYQFPVGLVGMYHAAEVSLIVTATLHVCGKLSMLACRIRMSLTKSPAHFRQRMKTMVMEHLELMELADFLNDCFRHILLIEYLNCSFRFAVTMYVVLMTFGRDTMAAINFILYTIIVAIWLYLYSYIGEQLLHESQKVGEAFYHTVWTDLKNQDKRSLVMCLINGQRPQYLMAGKFYRFTLFGFCDIMKTSMAFLSVLRTRVE, translated from the exons ATGTTGCAGAGCAACGATCCAGTCGAAATCAAAGACTCTCTCTTGTATTGTGAGCGCATATTCGCTACCGGTGATGTATTACCACAGCCCGGCAACGGCGGAGGAAAACTGTTCAAGATCGTGGTGTTATATTTTTTCCATCTGTCAATTTTGCAAGTCTGGGACTTATGCGACGTTCTGCGTGATTTCGACGCGGTGATAGAGTGCGCGTTAGTATTGCCTCTCACGCTTTCGATGTTGTTCGCGCTTGTTCTTATTCGAACGAACAAGAAGCTGTTAATAGTGATCGAGAAAATCCGAAGAGATATAAATGGCGCGATATTGCTCGCGGACGACGAAGAGAAACGATTATATCAAAAGTACAACAATATATCCTTTCATTTCGGCAAATTTGTGTCTGCGTTAGAATTCGTCATCAGTTACAtgatatacgtccgcccgttgATAGATCCGCTGATCAATTCTTTCGCAG ATCAGGGCAACGACACAAGACCTTACGTGCTACCGTTTCGGTCTCATGTGTTCTTCGACTATCGCTATGACCTAAAAGTGTACACTCTGTTATATCTCTACCAGTTTCCCGTTGGATTGGTAGGAATGTATCATGCAGCGGAAGTTAGTCTCATCGTCACCGCGACGTTACACGTTTGCGGAAAACTGTCGATGTTGGCGTGCCGAATTCGAATGTCCCTAACGAAATCTCCGGCGCACTTCCGGCAGAGGATGAAAACAATGGTGATGGAGCATTTGGAGTTGATGGA GTTGGCGGATTTTTTAAACGACTGTTTCCGCCATATTCTTCTGATAGAATATTTGAattgtagcttcagatttgccGTTACCATGTACGTGGTGTTAATG ACGTTTGGGAGGGATACGATGGCtgctattaattttattttatataccaTAATTGTGGCAATCTGGTTATACTTGTATTCTTATATTGGTGAGCAGCTTCTTCACGAG TCACAGAAAGTTGGTGAAGCATTTTACCACACCGTTTGGACTGACTTGAAGAACCAGGATAAAAGATCTTTAGTAATGTGTTTAATAAACGGACAAAGACCTCAATATTTAATGGCTGGGAAGTTTTACAGATTCACGCTTTTTGGTTTCTGCGAT ATCATGAAAACTTCCATGGCTTTTTTGTCCGTATTACGAACAAGAGTCGAATAA
- the LOC117217353 gene encoding uncharacterized protein LOC117217353 isoform X4, giving the protein MTSSDYSQIGDSLAYCRRIFAIGGVMPQQDTPKLFKLIVLYFFSVILMQVWDTCDIFHDFELLVVSATEWPVSLSATIVLVLIRTNKKLPAVIDRIQRDIKGAISFGNDEEKRRYQKYNNISVYFGKYVSLYGFVVAYMIYVRPLIGLLVHSGTDEDNNTQPYVLPFRAHMFLDYHYNAKIYTMLYIYQFPIAFAAVYHAAEVSLIVTSTLHVCGKLSVLACRIRMSLTQSSGHFQHRMKTIVIEHLELLEFSNSLNDCFHHILLIEYLNCSFRLGISILLRKIRWPLLTILCIPSSWYPGCICTPTLGNSLFTRL; this is encoded by the exons ATGACA AGCAGCGATTACAGCCAAATTGGAGACTCTCTCGCGTACTGTCGGCGAATATTTGCGATAGGCGGTGTGATGCCACAGCAAGACACTCCGAAACTGTTCAAGCTGATAGTATTATATTTCTTTTCTGTAATACTGATGCAAGTTTGGGACACGTGCGACATTTTCCACGATTTTGAGCTGTTGGTGGTTAGCGCGACGGAATGGCCTGTCTCGCTTTCGGCAACGATAGTTCTCGTTCTTATTCGCACGAACAAGAAATTGCCAGCGGTGATCGACAGAATCCAAAGAGATATAAAGGGCGCGATATCGTTCGGGAACGACGAGGAGAAACGACGTTATCAAAAGTACAACAACATATCCGTTTATTTCGGCAAATATGTGTCGCTGTATGGATTCGTCGTCGCTTACATGATATACGTTCGCCCCTTGATAGGCCTGCTGGTTCATTCTGGTACAG ATGAAGACAACAACACGCAGCCGTACGTGCTACCATTTCGGGCTCATATGTTTCTCGACTACCACTATAACGCTAAAATATACACTATGTTGTACATCTACCAATTTCCTATTGCGTTTGCGGCAGTGTACCATGCAGCCGAAGTTAGCCTGATCGTCACGTCGACGCTACACGTTTGTGGAAAATTGTCGGTGCTGGCGTGCCGAATACGAATGTCCCTAACGCAATCTTCGGGACATTTTCAGCACCGGATGAAAACTATAGTGATCGAGCATCTGGAGTTGTTGGA GTTTTCAAACAGTCTAAACGACTGTTTCCACCATATCCTTCTGATAGAATATCTGAACTGTAGTTTCAGATTGGGCATTTCTAT ACTCTTGCGAAAGATACGGTGGCCGCTATTAACTATATTATGTATTCCATCATCGTGGTATCCTGGTTGTATCTGTACTCCTACATTGGGGAACAGCTTGTTCACGAG ATTGTAA
- the LOC117217353 gene encoding odorant receptor 10-like isoform X1, translated as MTSSDYSQIGDSLAYCRRIFAIGGVMPQQDTPKLFKLIVLYFFSVILMQVWDTCDIFHDFELLVVSATEWPVSLSATIVLVLIRTNKKLPAVIDRIQRDIKGAISFGNDEEKRRYQKYNNISVYFGKYVSLYGFVVAYMIYVRPLIGLLVHSGTDEDNNTQPYVLPFRAHMFLDYHYNAKIYTMLYIYQFPIAFAAVYHAAEVSLIVTSTLHVCGKLSVLACRIRMSLTQSSGHFQHRMKTIVIEHLELLEFSNSLNDCFHHILLIEYLNCSFRLGISMYVVIITLAKDTVAAINYIMYSIIVVSWLYLYSYIGEQLVHESLQVGEAFYDTDWTNITNSNRRSLAICLINGQKAEYLTAGKYYRFTLFGFSDIVKSSMAFLSVLRAMV; from the exons ATGACA AGCAGCGATTACAGCCAAATTGGAGACTCTCTCGCGTACTGTCGGCGAATATTTGCGATAGGCGGTGTGATGCCACAGCAAGACACTCCGAAACTGTTCAAGCTGATAGTATTATATTTCTTTTCTGTAATACTGATGCAAGTTTGGGACACGTGCGACATTTTCCACGATTTTGAGCTGTTGGTGGTTAGCGCGACGGAATGGCCTGTCTCGCTTTCGGCAACGATAGTTCTCGTTCTTATTCGCACGAACAAGAAATTGCCAGCGGTGATCGACAGAATCCAAAGAGATATAAAGGGCGCGATATCGTTCGGGAACGACGAGGAGAAACGACGTTATCAAAAGTACAACAACATATCCGTTTATTTCGGCAAATATGTGTCGCTGTATGGATTCGTCGTCGCTTACATGATATACGTTCGCCCCTTGATAGGCCTGCTGGTTCATTCTGGTACAG ATGAAGACAACAACACGCAGCCGTACGTGCTACCATTTCGGGCTCATATGTTTCTCGACTACCACTATAACGCTAAAATATACACTATGTTGTACATCTACCAATTTCCTATTGCGTTTGCGGCAGTGTACCATGCAGCCGAAGTTAGCCTGATCGTCACGTCGACGCTACACGTTTGTGGAAAATTGTCGGTGCTGGCGTGCCGAATACGAATGTCCCTAACGCAATCTTCGGGACATTTTCAGCACCGGATGAAAACTATAGTGATCGAGCATCTGGAGTTGTTGGA GTTTTCAAACAGTCTAAACGACTGTTTCCACCATATCCTTCTGATAGAATATCTGAACTGTAGTTTCAGATTGGGCATTTCTATGTACGTGGTGATAATC ACTCTTGCGAAAGATACGGTGGCCGCTATTAACTATATTATGTATTCCATCATCGTGGTATCCTGGTTGTATCTGTACTCCTACATTGGGGAACAGCTTGTTCACGAG TCACTGCAAGTGGGCGAAGCGTTTTACGATACCGATTGGACGAACATCACGAACAGTAACAGAAGATCTTTGGCAATCTGTTTAATAAACGGACAAAAAGCCGAGTATTTAACGGCCGGGAAATATTATAGATTTACGCTTTTTGGCTTCAGCGAT ATTGTAAAATCTTCCATGGCGTTTCTCTCCGTGCTGCGAGCGATGGTCTGA
- the LOC117217353 gene encoding uncharacterized protein LOC117217353 isoform X3 gives MTSSDYSQIGDSLAYCRRIFAIGGVMPQQDTPKLFKLIVLYFFSVILMQVWDTCDIFHDFELLVVSATEWPVSLSATIVLVLIRTNKKLPAVIDRIQRDIKGAISFGNDEEKRRYQKYNNISVYFGKYVSLYGFVVAYMIYVRPLIGLLVHSGTDEDNNTQPYVLPFRAHMFLDYHYNAKIYTMLYIYQFPIAFAAVYHAAEVSLIVTSTLHVCGKLSVLACRIRMSLTQSSGHFQHRMKTIVIEHLELLEFSNSLNDCFHHILLIEYLNCSFRLGISMYVVIITLAKDTVAAINYIMYSIIVVSWLYLYSYIGEQLVHEIVKSSMAFLSVLRAMV, from the exons ATGACA AGCAGCGATTACAGCCAAATTGGAGACTCTCTCGCGTACTGTCGGCGAATATTTGCGATAGGCGGTGTGATGCCACAGCAAGACACTCCGAAACTGTTCAAGCTGATAGTATTATATTTCTTTTCTGTAATACTGATGCAAGTTTGGGACACGTGCGACATTTTCCACGATTTTGAGCTGTTGGTGGTTAGCGCGACGGAATGGCCTGTCTCGCTTTCGGCAACGATAGTTCTCGTTCTTATTCGCACGAACAAGAAATTGCCAGCGGTGATCGACAGAATCCAAAGAGATATAAAGGGCGCGATATCGTTCGGGAACGACGAGGAGAAACGACGTTATCAAAAGTACAACAACATATCCGTTTATTTCGGCAAATATGTGTCGCTGTATGGATTCGTCGTCGCTTACATGATATACGTTCGCCCCTTGATAGGCCTGCTGGTTCATTCTGGTACAG ATGAAGACAACAACACGCAGCCGTACGTGCTACCATTTCGGGCTCATATGTTTCTCGACTACCACTATAACGCTAAAATATACACTATGTTGTACATCTACCAATTTCCTATTGCGTTTGCGGCAGTGTACCATGCAGCCGAAGTTAGCCTGATCGTCACGTCGACGCTACACGTTTGTGGAAAATTGTCGGTGCTGGCGTGCCGAATACGAATGTCCCTAACGCAATCTTCGGGACATTTTCAGCACCGGATGAAAACTATAGTGATCGAGCATCTGGAGTTGTTGGA GTTTTCAAACAGTCTAAACGACTGTTTCCACCATATCCTTCTGATAGAATATCTGAACTGTAGTTTCAGATTGGGCATTTCTATGTACGTGGTGATAATC ACTCTTGCGAAAGATACGGTGGCCGCTATTAACTATATTATGTATTCCATCATCGTGGTATCCTGGTTGTATCTGTACTCCTACATTGGGGAACAGCTTGTTCACGAG ATTGTAAAATCTTCCATGGCGTTTCTCTCCGTGCTGCGAGCGATGGTCTGA
- the LOC117217353 gene encoding odorant receptor 10-like isoform X2 gives MPQQDTPKLFKLIVLYFFSVILMQVWDTCDIFHDFELLVVSATEWPVSLSATIVLVLIRTNKKLPAVIDRIQRDIKGAISFGNDEEKRRYQKYNNISVYFGKYVSLYGFVVAYMIYVRPLIGLLVHSGTDEDNNTQPYVLPFRAHMFLDYHYNAKIYTMLYIYQFPIAFAAVYHAAEVSLIVTSTLHVCGKLSVLACRIRMSLTQSSGHFQHRMKTIVIEHLELLEFSNSLNDCFHHILLIEYLNCSFRLGISMYVVIITLAKDTVAAINYIMYSIIVVSWLYLYSYIGEQLVHESLQVGEAFYDTDWTNITNSNRRSLAICLINGQKAEYLTAGKYYRFTLFGFSDIVKSSMAFLSVLRAMV, from the exons ATGCCACAGCAAGACACTCCGAAACTGTTCAAGCTGATAGTATTATATTTCTTTTCTGTAATACTGATGCAAGTTTGGGACACGTGCGACATTTTCCACGATTTTGAGCTGTTGGTGGTTAGCGCGACGGAATGGCCTGTCTCGCTTTCGGCAACGATAGTTCTCGTTCTTATTCGCACGAACAAGAAATTGCCAGCGGTGATCGACAGAATCCAAAGAGATATAAAGGGCGCGATATCGTTCGGGAACGACGAGGAGAAACGACGTTATCAAAAGTACAACAACATATCCGTTTATTTCGGCAAATATGTGTCGCTGTATGGATTCGTCGTCGCTTACATGATATACGTTCGCCCCTTGATAGGCCTGCTGGTTCATTCTGGTACAG ATGAAGACAACAACACGCAGCCGTACGTGCTACCATTTCGGGCTCATATGTTTCTCGACTACCACTATAACGCTAAAATATACACTATGTTGTACATCTACCAATTTCCTATTGCGTTTGCGGCAGTGTACCATGCAGCCGAAGTTAGCCTGATCGTCACGTCGACGCTACACGTTTGTGGAAAATTGTCGGTGCTGGCGTGCCGAATACGAATGTCCCTAACGCAATCTTCGGGACATTTTCAGCACCGGATGAAAACTATAGTGATCGAGCATCTGGAGTTGTTGGA GTTTTCAAACAGTCTAAACGACTGTTTCCACCATATCCTTCTGATAGAATATCTGAACTGTAGTTTCAGATTGGGCATTTCTATGTACGTGGTGATAATC ACTCTTGCGAAAGATACGGTGGCCGCTATTAACTATATTATGTATTCCATCATCGTGGTATCCTGGTTGTATCTGTACTCCTACATTGGGGAACAGCTTGTTCACGAG TCACTGCAAGTGGGCGAAGCGTTTTACGATACCGATTGGACGAACATCACGAACAGTAACAGAAGATCTTTGGCAATCTGTTTAATAAACGGACAAAAAGCCGAGTATTTAACGGCCGGGAAATATTATAGATTTACGCTTTTTGGCTTCAGCGAT ATTGTAAAATCTTCCATGGCGTTTCTCTCCGTGCTGCGAGCGATGGTCTGA